TCCGTTTTCTGAATTATCTGTATACCAATCTGCTAAAAATGTCATGTATTCAATTCCAGATTTTACAGTACTTGCTTTTAATTCTCCTTTTAAAACATACGAAGCAAAAATGTTACCCATTGTAGAATCTTCCCAACCAGGACAAATAATTGGCAAGTTTTTTTCTGCAGCAGCATACATCCAAGAATCTTTAATATCTATTTCATAATACTCTTCTAAAACGCCAGAAAGTAATAATTTATACATGTATTCATGAGGTAAATAACGTTCTCCTTTAGCTTCTGCATCTTTCCATATTTTTACAATATGTTTTTGCAAACGTCTAAACGCTTCTTCTTCTGGTATGCACGTATCTGTAACTCTATTTAGTCCTTTTTCTAATAAATCCCACTCATCTTGAGGCGTTAAATCTCTATAATTAGGAACCCGTTTGTAGTGAGAATGTGCTACCAAATTCATAATATCTTCTTCTAAGTTTGCGCCTGTACAAGAAATAATTTGCACTTTATCTTTACGAATCATTTCTGCAAAAATTTTCCCTAATTCAGCAGTACTCATTGCTCCTGCTAAAGAAACTAACATTTTAGAACCTTTGTTTAATTGTGCTTCGTACCCTTTTGCTGCATCTACTAAAGCTGCTGCATTAAAGTGTAAAAAGTATTTTTCTATAAATTCTGAAATTGGTTTTGTATTTGTATTAATCATTTTTAATTTTATTTATCTTTTTTAATTCAAAAAGATCTGTTCTTCTATCTTTTAAGTTACGTACACTTCCAAATTGATTTAAATCTTTTAATAAGTCTAAATCTACATCAGCAATTAAAATCATTTCTGTATTTGTGGTTGCTTCTGCTTTTATTCCGTTTGCAGGAAAAGAAAAATCACACGGTGTAAATACCATAGATTGCGCAAACTGAATGTCCATATTATTTACTTTTGGTAAATTACCAACACTACCCGCAATGGCAACATAACATTCGTTTTCTATAGCCCTTGCTTGTGCACAATGTCGTACTCTAGAATATCCGTTTTGTGTATCCGTTAAAAACGGGATAAATAAAATATCCATTCCTTCTTCTGCCAAAATTCTACTTAACTCAGGAAACTCAGAATCGTAACAAATTAAAACACCAATTTTACCACAATCTGTATCAAAGGTTTTTAACTCATTTCCTCCTTGCATTCCCCAAACTTTAGCTTCATCTGGCGTTACGTGTAGTTTTTCATATCTATCTGTGGTTCCATCTCTTTTACAGATATAACCAACATTATACAACAAACCATCTTTTAATTCTGGCATACTACCTGTAATAATATTAATGTTATAGGTAATTGCCAACTCAGAAAATTTCTGAACAATTATTGGTGTATATTTTGCCAATTCTCTAATTGCCTCAGATTCTGGAAGATGATTATTATCCGCCATTAAAGGCGCATTAAAAAACTCTGGAAACAAGGCAAAGTCAGATCTATAGGCAGAAACTGCATCCACAAAATATTCTGCTTGCTGCATTAATTCTTCTAAATCTTTATACAAACGCATTTGCCATTGTATTAAACCTAAACGAACTACTTTTTTCTTTATAACCGCTTTTACAGTTTCTTTTTTATAATACACATTGTCCCATTCTAATAAAACGGCAAAGTCATTAGAATCTGCATCTCCTTCTATATAGCCTTTCATCACTTTTGAGGGATGAAAATCATTAGAGATTTGAAAGTTTAAAACAGGATCATGAATTTCTTTACGTTTTACCTTTTCTATGTATTCTTTAGGTGAAATTGAATCTGAATGTTTGTGATAATTAGGAATTCTTCCTCCAAAGGCGATTCCTCTTAAATTTAATTTTTCACACAATTCTTTTCTATAATCATACAATCTTCGTCCTAAACGTAAACCTCTAAATTCTGGTTTTATAAAAACATCTATTCCGTATAAAACATCTCCAGAATTACTGTGCGTACTAAACGTATAATCTCCTGTAATTTCTTTGTATGTGTGATGATCATCAAACTTATCATAATCTACCATTAAAGACAAAGCACAACCTGCAAGCTCGCCGTTTATTTTTATAACAACCTGCCCTTCAGGAAATTTTGTAATTAATGATTGTATTTGAGATTCTTCCCAATAGGTACTTTGCATATTAGAATACACCTCAATCATTGCTTGTTTTAACTCTTGATAATCGTGAATTGTTAAATACTGCAATTCAATATTTTCTATATTTTCTATTTTCATCAGAAATTAAAAATCGTCGTCATTATCTTTAAATTTTGATAATTTGCTAAATGCATCTTTAGAATTATCATAATCTTCTTCATCTTCCATTTTTGAAGAAAATTTATAGCTTAACATTTTGTAATACAATTTTGCTGCTAAAAAGTCTGAAGATTTTTCTTTAGAATTTGGGCAAAGTTCAACCATATCAAAACCGACCACATTACGTTCTGTAAACACTTTTTTTAAGAATTCTAATGTTTCATAGTATAATAAACCTCCTGGTTCTGGAGTTCCTGTACTTGGCATAATTGAAGGATCTAACGCATCTAAATCAAACGTAATAAAAACATTACCAGTAAGTTGATCTAAAACATCATCCATCCAATCTTCATTTACAGCCATATCATGTGCAAAAAACACTTTGTCAAGATTCATTACTCTTTTCTCAGAAACATCCATACTTCTAATACCAACTTGTACTAAATTAGTATTTTCATTTGCTTCATAAACAGCACAAGCATGATTGCAAGAAGAGCCTTCATATTCTTTTCTTAAATCTGCATGCGCATCTATATGCAACACAGAAATATTATTGAAACATTCATTAAATGCTCTAATAGTTCCTATAGAAACGGAATGTTCTCCACCAAAAACAGTCACAAACTTATTTCTGTTGATATATTTTTTAGTAATCTCATGTACCTTCTCTACCATTTTCTCTGGCGAAGAATTCTCATAAATTGGATGTGCTAAATACACCCCTTCTTTATAAACTTCAGAATCTGTTTCAATATCATACAATTCCATATTTTCTGATGCATCTAAAAAAGCTTGTGGCCCTTTATCTGCTCCTTTTTGCCAAGTACTTGTTCCATCATAAGGAACTGGAATTAATACTATTTTTGATGTTGGTAGGTTTCCATATTCTTGTGGAATTCCTGCATAGGTTTTATTTGTTGCCATTTTATTTATTGAAGTATTATACTACTTCTTATTTTGTTAATGCTACTGTATTTTTTTCTTCTTTAACTGGTTCTCCATATCCTAAGATAGAAAGCATTTCACTACTTTTTTGTTGCTCTTTAAATATTCTTGTTGTGATATTTCCGTTTTCATCTCTGTCTATGATTAAATGTTTTGGATGCGGAATTAAACAGTGTTGTAATCCTCCAAAACCTCCAACAGATTCTTGATACGCACCTGTGTTAAAAAAGCCGATATATAATGGTTTTTCTTTTTCAAAAACAGGCAAATAGATTCCGTTTACATGTTGCTCTGAGTTGTAATAATCATCGCTATCACATGTTAAACCACCCAATAAAACACGTTCGTATTGTTTATTCCATTTATTAATTGGCAGCATAATAAAACGTTTATTAATTGCCCAAGCATCTGGTAAAGTAGTTATAAATGAAGAGTTTATCATGTTCCAACGTTCTCTGTCATTTTGTTTCTTTTGATACAAAATCTCATAAATAGCTGCGCCAGATTCTCCCACTGTAAAGCTTCCGAACTCTGTAAAAATATTTGGCACCTCTACTCCTGCTTCATCACAAGCTTGTTTTATTTGGTTGATAATTTCATCAATCATATATTGATAATCATAATCAAAACCCAATGAATTTTTTATAGGAAATCCGCCTCCAATATTTAAACTATCTAAAGTTGGACAAACTTTTTTTAGGTTGATGTAAACGTTTAAACATTTCATCAATTCGTTCCAATAATATGCGTTGTCTTTGATGCCTGTATTGATAAAAAAATGAAGCATTTTTAAATCTACTTGTTTGTTACCAGCTATTTCGCGCTCATAAAAAGAAACGATGTTTTTATAGCCAATACCAAGTCTAGATGTGTAAAACTCAAATTTTGGTTCTTCTTCTGAAGCGATTCTAATACCAACATTTATTTTTTTATCTGTTTCATCTAACAATAGATTTATTTCTTCGTAATTATCAATAATCGGAATTACATTTTTGTGACCAGAGTTTATTAAACCTCCAATATTTTTGATGTATTGATCACGCTTAAATCCGTTACAAATAATAAACGTATCGTCTTTTATTTTACCTTCTTTTTTAAGATTATTTACAATATCTATGTCAAAAGCAGAAGATGTTTCTATATGAATATCATTTTTTAAAGCTTCATGTAAAATGTGTTTAAAATGAGAGCTTTTTGTACAATAGCTATAAAAATATTTTCCTTTATAGTTATGTTTATTGATACTTTCTTGAAACCAATCTTTTGCTTTATTGATATTTTCTGAAATTTTTGGCAAATAAGTAAATTTTAATGGAGAGCCATATTCTTCTATTAATTCCATTAAATTAATTCCGTGCCAAAACAATTTATTATTTTCTGTTTTGAATTCTTCCTGAGGAAAATCGAACGTTTGCTCGACTAAATCTATATATTTTGTGTTCACTTTTACTTTTAAATTAATTGTACGATAAATCCGTCTGAACTAAAACAAAAAAAAGTTTTAGAATAGAAATTATAACCCTAATAAAAAGGATGTTATCACTGTAATATTTGCAAGTAAACTACGTGCAACTTTGAGAAAAGCTGCAATTCTTGAAGAATTGAAAATGGAGATACCTTAATTTTTTCGTTGCATTTCCAAAATGCCATGTAACTATCATTCTCCGATTGAGAGTTACTTCCGAAATAAGAAAAACGTAACATTTGACTTAAATAAGTTAATCAAATGTAAATTATTTTTGAATACAAAAAACAAAAGCAAAAAAAAAAATGAAAATATTTTTACTTTTAATTTTTCCTTTAAAACACTGCTATTATGGAGGGTAACTATGTACTTTTTAGATGTCAATATATAATTTAATTCTTAAAAAGACTTTCAATTTCTTCTTGTAACCGTATTTTAACTAACCAATAAAGTCGTGTGTACTTTTAAAAACACACTTTG
The window above is part of the Polaribacter sp. SA4-12 genome. Proteins encoded here:
- a CDS encoding deoxyhypusine synthase family protein; the encoded protein is MINTNTKPISEFIEKYFLHFNAAALVDAAKGYEAQLNKGSKMLVSLAGAMSTAELGKIFAEMIRKDKVQIISCTGANLEEDIMNLVAHSHYKRVPNYRDLTPQDEWDLLEKGLNRVTDTCIPEEEAFRRLQKHIVKIWKDAEAKGERYLPHEYMYKLLLSGVLEEYYEIDIKDSWMYAAAEKNLPIICPGWEDSTMGNIFASYVLKGELKASTVKSGIEYMTFLADWYTDNSENGIGFFQIGGGIAGDFPICVVPMLYQDMEKPETPFWSYFCQISDSTTSYGSYSGAVPNEKITWGKLDIDTPKFIIESDATIVAPLIFAYLLEM
- a CDS encoding carbon-nitrogen hydrolase family protein; translated protein: MKIENIENIELQYLTIHDYQELKQAMIEVYSNMQSTYWEESQIQSLITKFPEGQVVIKINGELAGCALSLMVDYDKFDDHHTYKEITGDYTFSTHSNSGDVLYGIDVFIKPEFRGLRLGRRLYDYRKELCEKLNLRGIAFGGRIPNYHKHSDSISPKEYIEKVKRKEIHDPVLNFQISNDFHPSKVMKGYIEGDADSNDFAVLLEWDNVYYKKETVKAVIKKKVVRLGLIQWQMRLYKDLEELMQQAEYFVDAVSAYRSDFALFPEFFNAPLMADNNHLPESEAIRELAKYTPIIVQKFSELAITYNINIITGSMPELKDGLLYNVGYICKRDGTTDRYEKLHVTPDEAKVWGMQGGNELKTFDTDCGKIGVLICYDSEFPELSRILAEEGMDILFIPFLTDTQNGYSRVRHCAQARAIENECYVAIAGSVGNLPKVNNMDIQFAQSMVFTPCDFSFPANGIKAEATTNTEMILIADVDLDLLKDLNQFGSVRNLKDRRTDLFELKKINKIKND
- the speB gene encoding agmatinase, encoding MATNKTYAGIPQEYGNLPTSKIVLIPVPYDGTSTWQKGADKGPQAFLDASENMELYDIETDSEVYKEGVYLAHPIYENSSPEKMVEKVHEITKKYINRNKFVTVFGGEHSVSIGTIRAFNECFNNISVLHIDAHADLRKEYEGSSCNHACAVYEANENTNLVQVGIRSMDVSEKRVMNLDKVFFAHDMAVNEDWMDDVLDQLTGNVFITFDLDALDPSIMPSTGTPEPGGLLYYETLEFLKKVFTERNVVGFDMVELCPNSKEKSSDFLAAKLYYKMLSYKFSSKMEDEEDYDNSKDAFSKLSKFKDNDDDF
- a CDS encoding arginine decarboxylase; this translates as MNTKYIDLVEQTFDFPQEEFKTENNKLFWHGINLMELIEEYGSPLKFTYLPKISENINKAKDWFQESINKHNYKGKYFYSYCTKSSHFKHILHEALKNDIHIETSSAFDIDIVNNLKKEGKIKDDTFIICNGFKRDQYIKNIGGLINSGHKNVIPIIDNYEEINLLLDETDKKINVGIRIASEEEPKFEFYTSRLGIGYKNIVSFYEREIAGNKQVDLKMLHFFINTGIKDNAYYWNELMKCLNVYINLKKVCPTLDSLNIGGGFPIKNSLGFDYDYQYMIDEIINQIKQACDEAGVEVPNIFTEFGSFTVGESGAAIYEILYQKKQNDRERWNMINSSFITTLPDAWAINKRFIMLPINKWNKQYERVLLGGLTCDSDDYYNSEQHVNGIYLPVFEKEKPLYIGFFNTGAYQESVGGFGGLQHCLIPHPKHLIIDRDENGNITTRIFKEQQKSSEMLSILGYGEPVKEEKNTVALTK